One genomic segment of Arachis duranensis cultivar V14167 chromosome 4, aradu.V14167.gnm2.J7QH, whole genome shotgun sequence includes these proteins:
- the LOC107484665 gene encoding CMP-sialic acid transporter 1, with the protein MQWYFVAVLLTVLTSSQGILTTLSQSNGKYKYDYATIPFLAEVFKLAVSSFFLWRECKKSPLPKMTTEWRTVILYPIPSIIYLIHNNVQFATLTYVDTSTYQIMGNLKIVTTGILFRLFLGRKLSTLQWMAIVLLAVGTTTSQVRGCGEASCDSLFSAPIQGYMLGVLSACLSALAGIYTEFLMKKNNDSLYWQNIQLYTFGTIFNMARLALDDFRGGFENGPWWQRIFNGYTITTWMVVLNLGSTGLLVSWLMKHADNIVKVYSTSMAMLLTMIISIFLFSFKPTLQLFLGIIICMMSLHMYFAPSNMLLDMPVTVKPDEEREKLIEVSVDRRTHS; encoded by the exons atgcagTGGTACTTTGTCGCGGTGCTCCTCACCGTTCTCACCAGTTCTCAG GGAATATTGACAACCCTCTCGCAAAGTAATGGAAAGTATAAGTATGATTATGCCACTATCCCATTTCTTGCTGAGGTTTTCAAG CTTGCGGTGTCAAGTTTCTTTCTATGGAGGGAATGTAAAAAATCACCTCTGCCAAAGATGACAACTGAGTGGAGAACAGTGATTCTTTACCCCATTCCTTCAATTATATATCTGATCCACAACAATGTGCAGTTTGCTACCCTCACATATGTTGACACTTCCACCTACCAGATAATGGGCAATCTAAAGATTGTGACCACTGGAATACTATTCAG GTTGTTCTTAGGGAGGAAGCTTTCAACCTTGCAGTGGATGGCGATCGTGCTGTTGGCTGTTGGGACAACCACAAGCCag GTTAGGGGCTGTGGAGAGGCTTCATGTGATTCACTATTCTCAGCACCAATACAGGGTTACATGTTAGGAGTTCTGTCAGCTTGTCTCTCAGCTTTAGCTGGAATTTATACCGAGTTCTTGATGAAGAAAAACAATGATAGCTTATACTGGCAGAATATACAGTTATACAC GTTTGGTACAATCTTCAATATGGCACGACTTGCTTTGGATGATTTTAGAGGTGGATTTGAAAATGGACCCTGGTGGCAACGTATATTCAATGGATACACTATCACTACTTGGATGGTGGTATTAAATCTAGGGTCTACTGGTCTTTTGGTTTCCTGGTTGATGAAACATGCTGACAATATTGTTAAG GTATATTCCACATCAATGGCAATGCTTCTGACAATGATAATATCAATATTCCTATTCAGCTTCAAACCTACGTTGCag CTTTTCTTGGGTATTATTATTTGTATGATGTCTCTACACATGTATTTTGCCCCATCAAATATGCTATTAGATATGCCAGTAACAGTTAAACCGGATGAAGAGAGGGAGAAGCTTATTGAAGTGTCTGTTGATCGAAGAACACATTCATGA